One genomic segment of Pseudoalteromonas sp. GCY includes these proteins:
- a CDS encoding retropepsin-like aspartic protease codes for MRAIILSALACTTVGCGITASTAPQSLTLPMKYTEKGHAYVMATLNHTVTHPMILDSAANVGILPVNLKAALALPEDKLSKMDVQGASGSSELVLATIDHTSVGHLAAESLPYVFKDMTRLDVEGVLPGILGHGYMSQYCNVFDFKNNELSLYQGACPNSVTQGLESESFKIDNNFIKLTASFNGEEVDAVLDTGAPTNYINSHLANKLTLTLGEEDISRGLNDQATKKVAIESLRFSLGGKEIINTESHLSDMPVFEVLGYKDEPFILLGLSNFNGDKLIIDYAENKIYF; via the coding sequence ATGAGAGCAATTATTTTATCAGCATTGGCATGTACCACCGTTGGCTGTGGGATCACCGCGTCTACCGCGCCACAATCGCTAACCTTACCGATGAAATATACCGAGAAAGGTCATGCCTATGTGATGGCAACGCTTAACCATACGGTTACCCATCCTATGATTTTAGATAGTGCTGCGAATGTTGGTATTTTACCGGTTAATCTGAAAGCAGCACTTGCCTTGCCAGAAGATAAGCTAAGCAAAATGGACGTGCAAGGCGCAAGTGGCAGCTCAGAGCTAGTATTGGCAACGATAGACCACACCAGCGTCGGTCACTTAGCAGCAGAGTCACTTCCTTATGTATTTAAAGATATGACCCGCTTAGATGTGGAAGGTGTCTTGCCTGGAATTTTGGGGCATGGATATATGTCGCAATATTGTAATGTGTTTGATTTTAAAAATAATGAGCTGAGTTTGTATCAAGGGGCTTGTCCAAATAGCGTGACACAAGGCTTAGAGAGTGAAAGTTTTAAAATAGATAACAATTTCATCAAGCTGACAGCAAGTTTTAATGGCGAAGAGGTGGACGCCGTGCTTGATACCGGCGCTCCAACCAACTACATCAACTCACACTTGGCCAATAAACTAACATTAACGCTGGGCGAAGAAGATATCAGCCGCGGGTTAAACGACCAAGCGACTAAAAAGGTTGCCATAGAATCACTGCGCTTTAGCTTAGGAGGCAAGGAAATCATCAATACCGAAAGCCACTTATCGGATATGCCAGTGTTTGAGGTGCTTGGATATAAAGACGAGCCGTTTATCCTGCTTGGTTTAAGTAATTTCAACGGCGATAAGCTAATTATCGATTACGCGGAGAACAAAATTTACTTTTGA
- a CDS encoding YbaN family protein: MRKKIPLFNRCFWLHVAGIVFVGLGFIGMALPVMPTTIFFILALACFTRSSPKLENWLLTHPKFGPSLVAWRQHQVIPIKGKIGAAIGMSVGLLALSFSSAPVWVVWSVAITEAAVLSYIFTRPSVIPVDVKQPHL, encoded by the coding sequence ATGCGTAAAAAAATCCCCTTATTCAATCGTTGTTTTTGGTTGCATGTTGCTGGCATCGTCTTTGTTGGTCTCGGTTTTATCGGCATGGCACTGCCTGTTATGCCTACCACCATCTTTTTTATTCTCGCTCTCGCTTGCTTTACCCGCTCTTCTCCCAAATTAGAAAACTGGCTGCTCACCCACCCAAAATTTGGCCCGAGTCTGGTTGCATGGCGGCAACATCAGGTGATCCCCATAAAAGGCAAGATTGGCGCTGCGATTGGCATGAGTGTTGGTTTACTGGCTTTGAGCTTTAGTAGCGCGCCTGTTTGGGTAGTGTGGTCTGTCGCGATAACTGAGGCTGCCGTACTCAGCTATATTTTTACACGTCCATCAGTCATCCCTGTGGATGTAAAACAGCCACACTTATAA
- a CDS encoding response regulator transcription factor has protein sequence MSDQYTVLYVEDDPSSAEILRLYLAQADMQVVHFDNAPDAHRALQNLTFQLAILDVMLPGGDGRELLKEAVARNIPTIMVTAKVSETDRLEGFELGADDYVCKPYSPREVISRAKALCKRSYRGQQSATLLFDGLSINLESKSVTVTQQTPALTAVEFELLLALAKQPQQVFSRAQLIEQVWGSDAPITDRAVDTHLANLRKKLGDSKAEPKFIATRYGQGYQFIARKVPS, from the coding sequence ATGTCTGACCAATATACTGTTTTATATGTAGAAGATGACCCAAGCAGTGCCGAGATCTTACGTTTATATCTGGCACAAGCGGATATGCAGGTTGTCCATTTCGATAACGCCCCAGATGCCCACCGAGCCCTACAAAATCTAACATTTCAACTCGCTATTTTAGATGTCATGCTACCCGGCGGTGATGGTCGTGAGCTACTAAAAGAAGCCGTTGCGCGCAACATTCCTACCATTATGGTGACCGCCAAAGTCTCTGAAACCGATCGTCTTGAGGGGTTTGAGCTTGGTGCGGACGATTATGTATGTAAGCCTTACAGCCCACGAGAAGTGATCTCACGAGCAAAGGCACTATGTAAGCGTAGCTATCGCGGTCAGCAAAGTGCCACTTTGTTGTTTGATGGCTTAAGTATCAACCTTGAGAGCAAATCCGTAACGGTAACACAGCAAACGCCAGCGTTAACGGCTGTGGAGTTTGAATTATTATTGGCTCTAGCCAAGCAGCCGCAACAAGTATTTAGCCGGGCGCAATTAATTGAACAAGTATGGGGAAGTGATGCGCCTATTACGGATCGTGCAGTCGATACTCACTTGGCTAACTTGCGTAAAAAACTAGGTGACAGTAAGGCTGAGCCCAAGTTTATCGCCACTCGTTACGGGCAAGGCTACCAATTTATCGCGCGTAAGGTGCCTTCATGA
- a CDS encoding carboxymuconolactone decarboxylase family protein, producing MTDFTIHTVESAPQKGKPLLEKSQQAFGRIPNLHGVMAESPEHLHGYQVLHEAFLNSSFNNDEKTVVWQAINVEHECHYCVPAHSAIAKSMKVSDELVKALREQAPLGDEKLEVLRATTLEMLRERGKLSDAQTKAFFAAGYTKQNLLEIILALSQKVMSNYVNHIAHTPLDDAFKAFS from the coding sequence ATGACTGACTTTACAATCCATACCGTAGAATCTGCACCGCAAAAAGGTAAACCATTACTTGAGAAGTCCCAGCAAGCGTTTGGACGTATTCCGAATCTTCATGGTGTGATGGCAGAATCACCCGAGCATCTGCATGGTTACCAAGTGTTACATGAGGCTTTTTTAAATAGCTCGTTCAATAACGATGAAAAAACCGTGGTGTGGCAAGCGATTAATGTAGAACATGAGTGTCACTACTGCGTGCCTGCTCACTCTGCCATCGCAAAATCAATGAAAGTAAGTGATGAATTGGTCAAAGCGCTGCGTGAGCAAGCACCACTTGGCGATGAGAAGCTAGAAGTGCTGCGTGCCACAACACTTGAAATGCTGCGTGAGCGTGGCAAGTTGAGCGATGCACAAACTAAAGCATTTTTTGCAGCGGGTTATACCAAACAAAATCTGCTGGAAATTATCTTAGCGCTAAGTCAAAAAGTCATGAGTAACTACGTGAATCATATCGCGCATACTCCGCTGGATGATGCTTTTAAAGCGTTTAGCTAA
- a CDS encoding sensor histidine kinase — MKLKTKFTLLVALCTFALLGSFYQLSKNSAERTFLAFNKQSAVTFGHSLLDDDLVEEALAGKTFASPEATLTFLASTYPEQLFIWRDANSTSDVKILNPDLTIDYEHVKFGHQFSIHHPGVAAFVVQFNEAQYALPPHGELFWLPEVLLDRSFEKEALQQAMLDDFMLTLVILSIIAALLAWLGSWYFLSPLKQLKRSFKAIESGELDTRLALKRHDEVGEIISSFNNLAAWLQGLHQQYKQMNSDLSHELRTPLNGIRSRLEAMEDGIVPMDKAQLAVISQELHNVNRIIDDLCLLSLTESKQLTLSSTRVNLSELLTSTLVRYQAQAKARGVKLDADIQEGVTVTLDAGRVRQIVVNLLDNAFKYGADGGVVTLKLSYQDNELVIKVADCGQGMSPNQLEQVFERFYRAQGSRHDTSSLGLGLPICRQLAELMGATLTATSTENQGASFSLRFSRLT, encoded by the coding sequence ATGAAACTAAAAACCAAATTTACCTTACTCGTGGCGCTTTGTACCTTTGCGCTACTCGGAAGCTTCTATCAACTATCTAAAAACTCAGCCGAGCGCACTTTTTTAGCATTTAATAAGCAAAGTGCGGTGACGTTTGGTCATTCATTGCTCGATGATGACTTAGTGGAAGAAGCATTGGCTGGCAAAACCTTCGCGAGCCCAGAAGCGACGTTAACGTTTTTAGCATCAACCTATCCTGAGCAGCTATTTATTTGGCGAGATGCTAACTCAACATCGGATGTAAAGATCCTCAACCCCGATCTCACCATAGACTATGAGCATGTCAAATTCGGTCATCAATTTTCTATCCATCATCCCGGTGTTGCAGCGTTTGTGGTGCAATTTAATGAGGCGCAATATGCGTTACCGCCACATGGTGAGCTGTTCTGGTTACCTGAGGTATTGCTAGATAGGTCGTTTGAAAAGGAAGCGTTGCAGCAAGCTATGCTGGATGATTTTATGCTTACTTTGGTCATTTTATCGATTATTGCTGCATTACTTGCTTGGTTGGGTTCGTGGTACTTTTTGTCGCCACTTAAACAGCTCAAACGTAGCTTTAAGGCAATAGAGTCGGGAGAGTTAGACACCCGCTTAGCGCTTAAACGCCATGATGAAGTTGGCGAAATCATCAGTAGCTTCAATAATCTAGCGGCTTGGCTACAAGGTTTACATCAACAATATAAACAAATGAATTCCGACTTATCTCATGAACTACGGACACCACTAAATGGCATTCGTTCGCGCTTGGAGGCGATGGAAGACGGTATAGTCCCTATGGATAAGGCTCAGTTAGCGGTGATCAGCCAAGAACTTCACAACGTCAACCGTATTATCGACGACCTGTGTTTGTTGTCATTAACCGAGTCAAAGCAGCTGACATTGTCATCGACACGAGTAAATCTCTCTGAGCTGTTAACATCGACCTTAGTGCGTTACCAAGCACAGGCCAAAGCGCGAGGCGTGAAATTAGATGCAGATATTCAAGAGGGCGTGACCGTGACGCTTGATGCCGGAAGAGTCAGGCAGATAGTGGTGAACTTATTAGATAATGCCTTTAAATATGGTGCAGATGGTGGCGTTGTGACCTTAAAGCTCAGTTATCAAGATAATGAACTGGTGATTAAGGTTGCTGACTGCGGCCAAGGTATGTCGCCTAATCAACTCGAGCAGGTGTTTGAGCGCTTTTACCGCGCGCAGGGGTCGCGCCACGATACATCCAGTTTAGGGCTCGGCTTACCAATTTGTCGTCAACTTGCCGAGCTGATGGGCGCGACATTGACCGCGACCAGTACTGAAAATCAAGGCGCTAGCTTTTCACTTCGGTTTTCTCGACTAACTTGA
- a CDS encoding Zn-dependent hydrolase: MQVNLERLKSTLFALAEFGYNHEDKGIYRQGFSNEDFAARKWLMECAQSEGFMSRMDGAGNVIIEMTSPDIAAKPAVIIGSHLDSVPAGGMFDGTLGVIAGFECIRVLKEHNVQLDRPIWVIGTSEEEGRFGGMIGAQALTGKLTPHQLLTSHDADGCMLSDAMRAQGLDPMDALNARLEPEQINSFFELHIEQGPVLDQKGIQIGVVEGISGVFKWMVKLIGKADHAGTAPMEMRSDAFMGLADFAYQLDRIIAEDGTDTTRITVGKAELKPGFAHTIAGEVDFTIVARDMDETVMENLEIACRKALSAIARKHHLMFEYEQVSWLSPMKCTPEMVEFISQQAEALSLNYQIMPSGAGHDSQFFSEVCPTGLIFIPSLNGVSHAPDEWSHWHDVEAGSNLLLQCVKKRAIKTKE; encoded by the coding sequence ATGCAAGTAAATTTAGAACGTCTTAAGTCTACCTTATTTGCGCTCGCGGAGTTCGGCTATAACCATGAAGATAAGGGAATTTATCGCCAAGGTTTTAGCAATGAGGATTTTGCAGCGCGTAAATGGCTGATGGAATGCGCACAAAGTGAGGGATTCATGAGTCGCATGGATGGCGCTGGCAATGTGATTATTGAAATGACCAGCCCGGATATCGCTGCAAAACCCGCGGTGATCATTGGCTCCCATCTCGACAGTGTACCAGCGGGTGGCATGTTTGATGGAACTTTGGGCGTCATTGCGGGGTTTGAGTGTATTCGTGTCTTGAAAGAACATAATGTGCAATTAGATAGGCCCATTTGGGTCATCGGCACCAGTGAAGAAGAAGGGCGCTTTGGCGGCATGATCGGGGCACAAGCGCTCACCGGAAAATTAACGCCTCACCAATTGCTCACAAGTCATGATGCGGATGGTTGTATGCTCAGTGATGCTATGCGTGCACAAGGCTTAGACCCTATGGATGCACTGAATGCGAGGCTGGAACCTGAGCAAATAAATAGTTTTTTTGAATTACATATTGAGCAGGGGCCAGTGCTTGATCAAAAAGGCATTCAGATTGGTGTGGTGGAAGGGATTTCAGGGGTATTTAAATGGATGGTTAAATTAATTGGGAAGGCCGATCATGCAGGTACTGCACCCATGGAAATGCGCAGCGACGCCTTTATGGGGCTGGCTGATTTTGCTTACCAGTTAGATCGCATTATTGCAGAGGACGGCACGGACACCACGAGGATCACCGTCGGTAAGGCAGAATTAAAGCCGGGTTTTGCGCATACGATTGCTGGAGAGGTGGATTTCACCATCGTTGCGCGTGATATGGACGAAACGGTGATGGAAAACCTTGAAATTGCCTGTCGTAAAGCGCTTTCTGCCATCGCTCGAAAACATCATTTAATGTTTGAATACGAGCAGGTGAGTTGGTTGTCTCCAATGAAGTGCACACCTGAGATGGTGGAATTCATTAGTCAACAGGCAGAGGCCTTGTCACTGAATTATCAAATCATGCCAAGTGGTGCTGGTCACGATAGCCAATTTTTTTCAGAAGTGTGTCCCACGGGACTGATATTTATTCCATCACTCAACGGCGTTAGCCATGCGCCAGATGAATGGAGTCACTGGCATGACGTTGAAGCTGGGAGTAATTTACTGTTGCAATGTGTTAAAAAAAGAGCAATAAAAACAAAAGAGTAA